Part of the Pagrus major chromosome 9, Pma_NU_1.0 genome, ACGTCTACCTTAGAGGTCCTTGAATAAGATGGGCCACCAGCCACGGCCGTGAACGTCAGCTTTCCTCTAAATGATCTGTACACTTGGTGTGGTGCTAGGATGAATTTTAGGGGCTTTTTGTAAACCCTAAGGGACTGTTTTTAGACTTACGATTTGTTAGGCTAGAGTTACTGTAGCCTTTCCTAGCTACCGCAAGTCTTCtcagagaccacacacacacacacacacacacacacacacacacacacacggatctGGGTTTAAGCCCTTTTTATTGCTCAACCCTCAGGCAATACATCACTACGGTCAGGGGGAACCGAAACGTGGCTCATGCCTCTCTTATAGTAGTAGTGTAACAGTAGCATGAGAAAAGAGGAGTCATTGTTCTTGTTACGTCCCCATTTGTGGTGTCCAGGCGAAAGGGGGGAGCAACAATTAATAACAGACCGGGTGTTTcaagaaagagaggagacaggaagatGTGTACTATTAAACTATTTATTTAGATGTCAATGAGTCCAATGTTAACACCAAACAACTTCCTTATggaagtgaagtgaaaaacCATTTAAACTAGACAAACCACTGATCCAACCAATAACTATGGATAACACTACGGCCGGAGCCCCGAGGGAGTAATGATAACATGAAGAGCACCACACAGCTCTGATTCACGACCTACAGCACCACAACACCATCTGGCGGCTTGGCCCACTGGCTCCGTCTACTCCCATCCCTGCAGCTTTATAGCAATCCACCTGATTGctgatgtgctgcaggtgtgcctGACCAGTCAGATGGGTAGGGCGGCACCTGGAGCAGGACACAAGAGAGCAGAGGCAAAACATGCACACGTAACACCCCCTCCCATAAGTGCCAACTAATAGTTTGCTACATTAAACACTATCAACAACACGGTTACCGATCAGACTTGTTACACATTAGAACTATttccttttttcactttttttttttttctcacccacGGGACAGGTTATCAGTCACCACCATTGTCGGTTCCCTTCTTGTGTTTAATCTCAAGGTTGTATCCTTGCGCCAACAGTGCCCAACGCATCAGTTGCTGGCTGTGGTTGTATCTGTGTTAGGAAGACAAGAGGGTTATGGTCTGTGTATACAACCACGGGAGATGAACTGGCACCAACATACacttcaaaatgttgaagtgCGAGTAGCATAGCCAGGGTCTCTTTTTCAATGGTGGAGTAGTTCAGTTGATGGCATTTGAACTTGGCCAAGAAGTAACACACTGGATGACACATGTCACCCTCCCCATCTTGTATCAGCACAGCCCCAGCAGGTTTTCCCTGCCTATCTAAGGCAAAGGCGGCCGCCTTGGTGACTTTGGCCGCCGCCTTGGTTGAAAACGGGCAGAAAATGATGATTTCCAACCATcttcacacaatagaaatatgAGGATTGTAGTCCCTCTACAGGGCGGATGGGGAACAGTCACCCTCCACATAGCGCGAACGTCACATGCGTCATACGTCACCAGCGTTTGCGTCGTATGCATGCGTGTCACGTGACGCCTCCCTTTCCCACTCCAGCGCGCTAAACAGATCGTTACTATGGTTACTACTTCCAACAACTCCCAGCGTTACGACTTCCAACAGGATAAGGGCAGAGACGTTCTAGGACTTTGATAAAGGTAAGAGATTAttgtttagtttaaaatattagTGTCTGTGTTAAAAGCTAGAAGTCACGAGTGTAACATTAGTTCTCAACTTCATGTGTGTCAGGCAGACAACAGcaagaacgagagagagagagagtagctccattcacactgccgtttgcatttggggatcctgcgccaattctccgcatcagcctctgtgtgaaagtttcagatgtggcgaggggtgaaatttcccTCTGCCTCTGATGCGCCTTCGGAGGTAGTATCAGGGGGGCATTATTGGCGAACGGATAAAAGAGGgcgtgtcggtctgatggtgttcactgtctgataactgaacagatccttcactcaacaaaatatagctGTCCcaaaaagcaacattacaggacctaacaacaggaacgtagtaactggtcgtgtctttgacaacttatatgaggaataAAATACCGCACTTATATGTGGataagtgtctgtcagcctgtaggtcctactgactcttcgtcacatttctgcccgaaaaacagagtccgtccccggcaaaaaactttaactcaccaactgtttgtcgcGATGAAAAAAATCTCCGCAACGTCAGCCCtccaccgagacttcagtgaactttcccccagaaaacagcctccctccccgcgactaaaatagtcagacagcgtccagtttacttatggcgattatgtaattatgtaattaagagaaaaacgtaactttgtcactttccaggatgtttggtgggtcaggatcccaatcacaacacattataactgcatccatatgattataaacagtcagtgtgtacatgtttagattaacaggaggacaccggggaaacacattgaaaaaaacacatatcgTCATGCCTCTTCTGGAGCTGCGGtgccggcttgctgtgtgaattatactctggttcgtcttttacggCGGAGCTGAacggctctgtgtgaacaaccagcGGTGGAGAATTTGGCGAACCACCACTGCTGTGATAATGCGGCGTTTGTGTGAAAAGGGcgagagaaatgaaaaaaataacgGCCTTCTTTGCCAAAAGACTGAGGCCAGAGGAAGAGAACCACCACACTCTCAAGGTGGGCTCACACACTTTGCACGTGCGCATGTCATCCAGGTTCTCCAGCCTTTACCACCTTGGTCTCAAAAAAACCCGTGGAAAACCCGGTCTCCTCGTTCTCCTCGTTCTCCTTTGAGTCCTGGGTCCCCTTTTGGTCCTTGAAGTCCAACGACACCACTGTCACCTTTGGGGCCTTTCACTCTGGTGCACCTGATGGTCCATCTCTACCTGGAGGACCAGGAAGTCCTGCTTTGCGgctgatgtttgtcagtttgtcctCCATGTTGTGGGTGCTGGTGTTGAGCAGCTTCAGGTCCAATCTCAGTCGGTCCAGCTGACCCTCCTCTCCACACATGCTCTGGACCTGGCTCTGCAGAGCCCACAGGTTGCTCCTAAGGGTTTGGGTTTCTTGACTGTTGTTTCGGAGCAGAGTTTGGAGGGTTTCGTCATCCTCTTCTCCACCCAGAGAAATGTGATTGGACGTCAATTGGACGTCAACCGTTGCAGTCTTCAACCAGTGAAGACTGCAACGTGAAAACTTTATAAATGAGAAAGGCGTTGAGGGCGGTCTGCAGGATGAGGTAAATAACGATAACGTAAAAACACCACGGTCTTCTGGGCCTCACTGGCTTCAGATCTGACTGGGAGCTGTTGAGTGCCTCACGGTTCAGTGGCAGCATAAGAGCAGCAACAGGTTCTGCTCCACCCCCACACTTTTCTAGGCCTGCAGGACAGTTCTCCTCTTCCCGCATAGGTGGCAGCCTGTCCTCAGATAAGGCAGAAGCAAAAATAGCATGAATAGATCCACATCACGATGAGGAGCCAGAGTACTAGAAGGAAGACGTTTAAGAAGGTTTAAGGGTTGCCCATGTGTTCAAGTtgggcttgtgtgtgtttggggtgtGTGGGATGGGAAAACTCGCTCTCTTCATGTGCAGCATGGTACCAATTTTAGTTATTAAATTCAATGccttttcattatgttttcttAAATATAAGGAAACCTTAAACCTTGGATACTTTAATTGAATGTATTTCATGGAACTGTAGAGGCCTGAACAAACCCATCAAAGTGAAACAGGTTATGAACAGGATCAAACAGTTAAGAGCTAAGATAGTATTCCTACAGGAAACGCATCTGGTAGCTAATGAGACATCTAAGATAAAACATAGGTGGCCAGGGCATGTCATAGCATCTTCATATTCTACTAACGCCAGAGGTGTAATGACATTAATACATAAGTCTATTCCGATACAAATAGAAAGAGTAATCGAAGATCCTAATGGTAGATTTTGAATTATACAAGGTTGTCTgctgtcaacacagattaatttAACTAACGTATATGGACCAAATATTGACGATGTTAACTTTTATAATAACCTATTCCTGAGAATCTCAACACTGTCTGGTAAAAACATTATTGCTGGGGATTTTGATTGTGTCCTGGATCCAAGCAAGGATAGATCGGCTGGAGTGGACAACACTCATATGAAGTCCAGAAAAGCACTACATCATTTTATAAAAGAACTTAATATGGTGGATATATGGAGGCATTTGAACCCAACAGCGAAAGAGTTCTCCTGTTACTCTAGTACGTATAAATGTTACTCTAGAATAGATTACTTTCCGGTGTCAGCAGAACTCCTTTCCAATATTAAAGGATGCCATTACAACAGCATAATCATCTCAGACCATGCTGTTATCTCTATGGTCTATGTGGAGCCAAAACTGGTTCACCAACCCCCTAAGTGGAGATTTCAAACAAAATGGATGCAGGATTCAAAGTTCTTACAATTTTTAGGTGAACAAAGTGACATGTTTTTTGAGATTAATAGATCCCAAACTTCTGCCACAATCAGGTGGGAAgcctttaaatcatttattaggGGTCAGATTATAAGTTATACAAGCAGGCAATCAAGAGAATCACAGGCTAAATGTAGGGAGTTGGAACTCCAAATTAAAATTCTTGAGAACAGGAGTTGTCAGGAGGGGAAAAGTGACAATGATGTGCACAAGCAGTTATTATTACTAAGAACTCAATATAATGTGATAACATCCAATAAGGCCACTGCAAATTTAATGAGACTTTGACAAAATTATTACgatcaaagaaaaaaacctggTAGGCTTCTTGCATGGCgcattaaacaacaacaaacagagaggACAATTATAAGGATAGCGGACGCGAATGGGAACGTCACTATCGAACCATTGGAAATTATCACAGCATTTAGAAACTTCTACGAAAATCTCTATAAATCAGAGTACAATATCAATATCGATACCCAGACCAAATTCTTATACCAACTTAATATTCCAAAGATCTCTGAGGAAAGTAAGAATATTTTAGACAAACGATTAAGTACAGTTGAAATTTCTGAAACTATAGGTGCATTGAAGACAGGGAAAAACAGCAGGACCGGACGGCCTTCCAATTGACTTATataaacatttcaaagacaAATTGATAGCCCCCTTATATGAGATGTATTTAGAATCCTACTGTAATGGCTACTTGCCTGATTCTATGAGAGAGGCTTTGATTATCCTGCTTCCAAAACCAGGGAAAACTAACACTAAATGTGAGAATATGTGTCCTATAAGtttaataaacacagacacaaaaatccTCAGCAAAATTTTGGCAAAGAGGTTGGAGGGAGTACTTTCAAGCATTGTGGGGGACGATCAAAATGGTTTTATAAAGGGAAGACAAGGATTTCATAATGTAAGGCGTACTCTTAACATTCTCTACAACCAGAAGGGAGAAAGGGATACGGCTCTTCTGTCACTTGATGCTGAAAAAGCCTTTGATAGAGTTGAATGGCGTTATCTCTTCGATGTCATCATCCGATTTGGATTTGGAGACACATTCTGTAGTTGGTTTAAACTATTACATCTTAACCCTGTAGCTGAGATACTAACAAACGATGTGACATCCAAACCTTTCAATATTACAAGAGGTTGTCCACAGGGTTCGCCTCTTTCCCCACTTTTATTCATACTAGCTATAGAACCATTAGCAATAGCAATTAAAACTAACAGGCAAATACAAGGAATTACAATTGGCAACAAAGATCACAAAATAGCACTGTTCGCGGATGacgtaattttatttttaaaacaattaccTGCACTGTTAGATCTGTTAGGCCTGTTCGGTGATATCTCTGGATACAAACTAAACGCTTCAAAATCTTCACTTATGTTGCTTAATGAAAATGAGGGACAAAATCCTGATCAACATATATCTTCTTTTAAGCTTTCAACTGGTTTTACCTATTTGGGCATTAAATTAGTACCTCAGTTACAAAATATATCATCAATAAATTATGAACCTGTATTAGACTCAGTATATAAATCTTTAGAAAGATGGATGTCATTGCCTATCTCTCTGATAGGcagaataaataatttaaagatGAACATATTACCGAAATTCTTATATTTATTCCAAAATATTCCTTTGGCGCCACTTGACGGAATGTTTGAGAAAATAACACCACTCATCAGAAAATTTATATGGAATAAGAAATGTCCCAGAGTTCGCCTATCTCTGTTGTATCTTCCGTTTGACGCAGGGGGGTTGAAATGTCCAAACCTCTATTGGTACTACCTCGCAGCACAGCTGACCACTTTGAGattctgtttttctgatgtaAACAAGACCCCATGGATGGACATAGAAGCACAATATGCTCAGATACCACttcatttatatttgtactcagctAAATTAAAATACCTAATTTTTTATctttctatttcattttatttttgctaaGGTACCAtggatttgtattttgtatctCGTATCAACATTGTAATATAATTTTTTATAAATCTTAAGCTATGAGTATAAGAGAGACAacgagtgtgtatgtgttggggGGGTAATATTACAGTGTCATTCATTGGATAACTATTCGCACTTGTACCTTACCTGCACTGTAAAgaatgatgcaaaataaaataaaaacattgttcaaaaaaaatgatgacacagtcttttcttttcatacatcacatttattgacagttgttgattaatttgaGTGCACGCATTTTGGTTGACAGGCTGTAAATTAACATTTCCAGTcgcactttattttacattacattaataagacgtaacaagccgCACTTTGtatcaaataagacaaaaacaatagccaataagacgtaacaagccgcactttgtatcaaattagacaaaaacgatacgctaataagacgtaacaagctgtactttgtatcaaattagacaaaaacaatacgctaataagacgtaacaagccgtactttgtatcaaattagacaaaaacaatacgctaataagacgtaacaagccgtactttgtatcaaattagacaactagaaataatgtaatgttaattagacagtaaacaagaAAATTAAACTGTTATTAGACACCATATAGCCTACCCAAATTATGCTGTAATCAGAAACCGCATAAGTCTTATTACCTAAAATATAGTCTACTATACTGAGACACTATTATACCAAATTATACTGTAATTGCAAACCAAATCGGAGATCCTAATACACTATTAGACACCATTTTACAAGATCTTAGTCTAATTAGAAATCACACACAATACCATATCAGATCCAAAATATGCTAGTTAGACGCTATTCTACCCTCACTACCAAATTATGCATTTAATGCTACCAACATCGGCCTATAGCTTAATTAGACGAATGTACTGCCATATTATATCGGGCATGGCCTTTAATAGTCGGACAAAACACACTTGTTTCTAagaacatgttgttttcatttagtttaatgaaataataatccGGCTTCAAACAATATCAGTAATTACCTATATATTAGACGCTAAATGcgggacttttattttgaaagcgtCTCGCTGTGAACCGAAAACATCCAGTGTTCTTGTGGatagtgtgtgtctgcgtgttgGAAGTGTACCTGCATGGTGTTTGTtgaaagtgatgaaaacaatcattttgtttacttagCACCTGGCTGATAAAGGGCACAAGGTTTGTTGTCATATCGTTTCATGatatgtttaatgtttagttCAGATCGCGGTAACTTTTATGGTTTTGTACAGTTTGATATAGCTTGTTTGAGCTAGCGGGAATGCTAATTAGCATTAGCTCAGCTATCCTGTTGGATCAGAAGAACGGAGATGAGGCTGGTCGTTTCATTTCTATGTTTATTAAtataaagaaacacattttgtgtgGTTTGTATCGGCTTTAATATATAAAGTTAAAGGTTCatattaatgtactgtaaaataaagtgcaacCACATTTCCTTTGTTTGAGTTGAAACTCACCTTGTGTGTCTTGTTGTATGCAGCTCTCCCCAGCTCTGGAAAGGAGGCGGCGCCATCCAAGATGGCCTCTTATGGAAGCAGGGCAGGAAATGGAGGAGGCCTCCTTGgaggtgccagaggggaggctgtctttttctttgagaTCTATTTAATTTGAGATGATTAGGAGCTTTAAGTTTACTTCATGATTTGAGTGTTTATATTGAGTATGTATAGGTTTCCATTTGTagactctgttcacattatgtttCGTTTGCATTATGGAAGTAATGGTTTATGTCTGTTCCCCCCTATTGTCTGTGTTGGCTAGCCAGTGTCTATTGTTCCTTTGAATTGAGtttgtaaataaattaacatcTTTTTGACCTTTACACCTTGTGTTCTTGAGCCTTTCCTGTTTGGTCCCTGACACAGCCTCTTAGTGATTGGCCCATTCTCTAGCCCTCCATTCCCAAGCTACCACGTCAGCCCCATTGGCACTGCCACAAGGAAATTTTCTGGCAAGAAGAGACTCATAATAGACCTCTCTTCTCCCCTGGCACACCCAGCATCAACAGCCTTATCCCCAGTCTGGATTCTCCTATGCCATCAACCTCACCCTTCTGGTGCAAGAGCAGCCCAAAACAACTCAACAATCACAAATTTCCACACGTCATTCACTTTCTGGATGACTCTTACTGTATCTCCTTATACATTACAAATGTCCTCCTTGCCCTCCGATGTACCAAGCATCAGCTTCTCTCCCTGCTTGCACACCTAAATTTCACCATCTTCCTTCAATGTCAATCCTTGATCTCCTACTTACTGTCCCCGTGTTCAACCATTCTGTCCCTCCATGACTACATCATCATGGACGAATCCTGCAAATTGGAGTTGGGATTGTGGCACAACTTCTTTTCCTCTTGgaacatttctttttatctaTGACAACCACATTACTGTAGACCAACAAATCATTCCTGACTCACTGTTCTCATTCCAGAAATTCAAATCCTTACCCTACACCGGTTGCTCCAATCTCAGCCACCATTTTCACCTGAACACTCAGCCCCTCCACCTTTTCCACCAGTTCCTACTGTGTGTGTAGCCACTGCCTGATTAGGTGTTGAAGAGTGGGTTTTGTGGGAAGCATAGAAGGCTAGTCTCTGGTTTATGTTTAACCATGCTGTGTTCAAAACTTCGGAAAATGTATCATATCACTTTTACTTTGTGATCGGATGAATAAAATAgctcaagaaaaaaacactctgtACTAAGCATTGATCACCCTTTCTCAGAATTTATAGAATTTGAAGAGTTCTTATTGTGGTTGCCATTACGTCTGGGTCATTTCACACAGTTAGGAACCTTCCTAAACAAAAAGGACTATAGACAGTAGCACACGACACCACCCCCGTTTGAGGTGAAGTTAGGGGATTAGCAGTCAATAGCCTTCCTTCTCTGGGAGGAAATCCAAGATTTCATGGCAGTCAATCTgtaattgttgagatatttcattcTAGACTTATGCCACATGTATGGCTTAGTAGGCAacatactgaaaacaaaaaatcaccaGCAATATATCACAGTGCTCAAAttattttgtgttgaatttaaaGGCTGTATGGGGCACACATTTTAGTTTAGCATTGATTGAGGAGAGTAAGTTTAATTGAATTGTATGTTTGTAAGGATTGAGTGTTGTTTTTATAGCATTACTTAGTAATGAAGCTGAGAAACAATCCCTCAAAGAtgggctgtgtttttttcttttttaaaatgtactctTTTGTCTAACTTGTATAATGGTTTATTGAAGCCACAAGGAATCAGAACAAACAACGAATAGACCACAAATAGACCAAAATTCAAAAGTTGTTTCAAATGGGCTGGTATgttccaacttttttcttttgtttttgtatttcttgaGGTTCTGAGCTGACTGTTAATTGCTGGCTCTtagctttatttttgtttgtaggTGTTCACATACCAAATGGCTGCATTGAAGGCCTGGCTTGCACCACCAGTGAAGACACAGTGCCTGCTAAATTCTGTGGGCACGGACTTCAGTCAAGTATAAAATGGAGTACAACTTCCAACATTTTCTTCTGATGTGGATAAtaacatctaaaaaaaacactactaGAGGTTGGGAATGGAAACTCAGTTTTTGGAAAATTAACAAACCCAAAGTTGCTTCTCTGTTTCCACTCAGTCATTCTTAGAGAATATCATATTGTAGCATTAGCAATGTAAAGACGCACATGTGATTCGCAGCATTTAATTACTCTTCACCGTGACAGAGTACATTTGTCTATTCATGCTCAGGGTCTCATTTCAGGCCCCATGCAGAGTGTCTCTACAGTATGTTTGCCTCACAGGAGTCAGGCTGCAGTATCTTAAATGTAACTATGAGCTTAATTGATTTTCTTAACCAGGGATAACAAAAGGCATAAACCACAGGATTTAGGCAGGagttaaaataatacaaacataaaacaaaggcAGCAGATGAAGCATTGAGCAAGTTATCTTGACCTGTAAGAGCAACACAATAAAATGGGCAGAGACATATTagaaacaaaactacaacaacaccaagAGTCCTGGCTGCTTTCATTTCAGATTTGTTTGCAGTTACTTTCCCTGATTGTGTGACAGCTGCAATATGAGACCGGATGGCACGAGCCTGAGACACAGCCACCACAAATACTCTcatatacaaaacaacaataacagtaatGGGAACAATGAAGGAAAAAGTGAGATCTGCAAGTCCAGCAATGTagttaatgaaaaataaacactctCCAATGCAGGAGTGATACCTGCCTGGTTCTTTCAATATATCCTTCAGGATCAGACTTTGAAAAATTACAGAGCATatccaacacagacaaacacacacctgaactcttttttgtgtgatttcactGGAGTAATGCAGAGGATGACAAATAGCCACATAGCGGTCAACAGATATGAGCACCATGGTTCCTACTGAGGCAGAGGAAATAACATAATCTACATACTGATACAGAGAACACATGAGGTCACCAAGGAACCAGCAGCCGTCTATGAACATTATTTGAACGAACATAAGGGGGCCAATGAAGAAATCTGtgacagccagagagaggaggaggaggttggtgGGAGTGTGGAGCTGCCTGGAGAGGAAGAACAGCATGAATTTATCATTATCATATCAATTTTTAGACAACAGCAGATACAACGATCATACAAtacttttttattcatttatttatttttactttatttttgtctATGTATCAgtttaataaattaatgaatcaCTACTTGAAGtgggagatggagatgatgacCAGCAGGTTaagagctgcagtgagcagAGCGATGAAGGACAGCAGAATGTAAATCAGCATGGTCTCAAAGTGAGGACGTATTGGCTTCCTGCAGGAGCTGTTGAGGAGTTGTGGAAAGCAGAGTTCAGTTCCCTCCAAGGTCTCCAtcaccagagagaggagaacctGCTGAGCTCTGGCAGCTTTTTGACCAAAGCTTTCCGTCATACAACTAATTTATCACTATCCTTCCAGCCCagccctccttcctcctcacctctgctgctttgttcctCTCCATAGAGATTGAAGTATTAGGCCTTCTTTGTTCATCCTCCTCAATGTTGGTGACTTTGGTTTATGTTTATCTCCACCTTTGGCCATCTGCCAGATGTCACAGGTCAAAGTTGGCTGAGCTCAAGCCTTAAATGTTGCTCTCTGTGGGAGTACATTTTTGCTCTAATCTTGTGCACTTGAGATTATCCCAGCTGCTAGAAATCCCATGAACTTGtttctggaaatgtatgtaaaattatccCAAAACACCTATCCCAGTCTAGCCCAAAGTAAATACAAAGCTGCTGgtgaaccatttggagtacagacATGGTTTggggctcttttgaaaggttattAAGATGATTTTGTGCTGGGTTAGAAGAACCTAAATTActgcttaattttttttaaatacaaaatgagcctgcagatgacctgtaatGGCCTCTGTCAGCTGGAAGACACAATGGGCCCTATTTAGACAGTCTATGGCGGCAGTCTAAGGCGCAGCCCGCTAGTGCGTTTAGGACGTGTCCAAGTTCATTTTGCAAGTTGAACAACGGATAATCTGCAAGCATGGCGCATAGAGGTGGTTTTTCATGTGAATTActcatgggtgtgtttttttGGCAGAAATAATTCAAACCAATCTGAGTGTCATCTCCCATtacctttaagagccaggtgcaccaGGGCCTGACATATTAAACAGTAGTACTTGTCTTCACTGAGGGAAAGGGATTCCttgccatttcacaatcatctgtcccatcaacaactctgtttgactgcatatgaaaaaatacactgatatttaactgaggaggaggagaagtgcaAGTCTCGCAATTGAATTGGCTCTAGTTTTAAGTGAAACCACTGCAGGACAGATGCTTCCtctaaaatgtgtcatttatcCAATGGCTGTGAAGAAAGGAGGGACGGCTGTCATCCCCggtctgtgtcagcagctgtcaaACTGCACAGTCAAGTTAACCGGTCACTGTCTCCACTGTCCTGCCCCCGCAATGAGGAAAACTGAGTGAAAGGGATGCAGATTTTGGCAGAATATAATGGAAACTATTACAAAACACGACAAAGCAGCTACAACAGAGACTGGGAGACTACAATTTTCACCAAGTTTTTTGCAGACTTTGCCAGAGTTATTTCTCAATTTCACACGGATACGACCTGAAGCAACACAGTATCTGCTAGTCTCATAAGAAACATGTGGCTCAAAAAGATATGAGCCAATCTATGAAAACATTCATCCTGAACCTCAAAGACGACTGCCAGACAGATAAGgtaacagcagctgaaataaccAGCATTTACCACACTGCAGCACTCTCAATCATACAGGTCAGCAGACTGTGGTTGTAAGCTAGCAACCGTCATTTTCCCAGACTCGGAGATTGCAAAACAAATGTCATGTGGTCCAACAAAATCAGCAGCTGTAGTTACAGATGTGGTTCCTCCGTGCAGAGTTGTTTGAGACAATTAAAAACACCAATGGTTCCCCCACgaagtgacagaaacacacacgcaatTTTTTTAGTGGTTCCAGATGCTTCTAAAATATAAACAGGGctgcttaaaataaaataattgttaagtCCTTCACATGGTAAATAAAGGTCTTACCTGTATAGTCCTATTCTGTGCTACTAAATCAACCAGAAGGTAAAGCATAGATGTTATGAGCTACCAGGCAGAATAGAAATGTCTATTTTTTAAAGTTAGATAGACAATATATCAAAATTTTTAGACTACGTCCATACATTGGTGACGTGTCCCACATTGTCCCACACAAACATACCCTTTGTCCCACATTTGGCTTCTTGGGATATGGTCACCCTagcctgaccacacctcattttcaGCCCAACACGCCAG contains:
- the LOC141002752 gene encoding trace amine-associated receptor 1-like is translated as METLEGTELCFPQLLNSSCRKPIRPHFETMLIYILLSFIALLTAALNLLVIISISHFKQLHTPTNLLLLSLAVTDFFIGPLMFVQIMFIDGCWFLGDLMCSLYQYVDYVISSASVGTMVLISVDRYVAICHPLHYSSEITQKRVQVCVCLCWICSVIFQSLILKDILKEPGRYHSCIGECLFFINYIAGLADLTFSFIVPITVIVVLYMRVFVVAVSQARAIRSHIAAVTQSGKVTANKSEMKAARTLGVVVVLFLICLCPFYCVALTGQDNLLNASSAAFVLCLYYFNSCLNPVVYAFCYPWLRKSIKLIVTFKILQPDSCEANIL